A genomic segment from Anabas testudineus chromosome 6, fAnaTes1.2, whole genome shotgun sequence encodes:
- the tsnaxip1 gene encoding translin-associated factor X-interacting protein 1 isoform X3, producing MSPHKNIKFPPLTPSQKQRVTHDYILQNGTVETSEGGQEEERAEVSVQPPAATKLRWTGNSYIYASPGRKPQLLVHLESYVKKELQTINSCEPKSQELKLQVYRKVFGIFIKEFQTYQPLLSAIKKEYENTLAYQQDKIRELEPLRSHLRMVTEECDRKIQARWEEEQAEIGALKREKQQLQGEIEAMRKKEKAMQAVVDHLQSELSKQYLQYREEHDARKLLIWQLSDQTKDSVKEEHAAYEDTEAKDPVELQLTLKVCREDLTKTQEELNRIKAEYWDVVPRRNWDILEQTQQQTLLQLTTLQSDFDQLKSEYDTLLQLHKRGTVHDEIQSSTILQMDECVSQGQNPIQSSQLKEPVNSGTSESGSLTAQEFSTALRTSFPLKSDEEMDELVASTQSDPDNSKGAISSQRPHSLLEEFGAADLPSTLDELEENAASNHVPASD from the exons ATGTCACcacacaaaaatatcaaatttcCGCCTTTAACGCCGTCACAAAAACAAAG AGTTACGCAtgattatattttacaaaatggCACTGTCGAGACGTCAGAAGGAGGGCAAGAGGAAGAAAGGGCTGAGGTTTCTGTCCAACCTCCTGCAGCGACAAAG TTGCGTTGGACAGGAAACAGTTATATTTATGCAAGCCCGGGGAGAAAGCCCCAACTCCTGGTGCATCTGGAGAGCTATGTGAAGAAGGAGCTACAAACAATCAACTCATGTGAGCCGAAAAGTCAGGAGTTGAAACTACAG GTCTACCGCAAAGTCTTTGGCATTTTCATTAAAGAGTTCCAAACGTATCAGCCCCTCCTGTCTGCCATCAAAAAGGAATATGAAAACACTTTGG CATATCAGCAGGATAAAATCCGAGAACTGGAACCGTTGAGATCTCATCTGAGGATGGTGACAGAGGAATGTGACAGGAAGATTCAAGCTCGCTGGGAAGAGGAGCAGGCTGAGATTGGAGCCTTGAAAAGGGAGAAGCAACAGCTGCAGGGGGAGATTGAGGCcatgaggaagaaagaaaaggccaTGCAGGCAGTT GTGGACCATCTGCAGTCTGAGCTGTCTAAGCAGTATCTGCAGTACAGGGAGGAGCACGATGCCCGCAAATTGCTGATCTGGCAGCTCAGTGACCAAACAAAAGACTCTGTGAAGGAGGAGCATGCTGCCTATGAAGATACAG AGGCTAAGGACCCCGTGGAGTTGCAACTCACTCTGAAAGTGTGTCGGGAAGACCTGACTAAAACTCAGGAGGAGCTCAACAGAATAAAGGCCGAGTACTGGGATGTTGTACCTCGACGAAACTGGGACATCCTggaacaaacacagcaacagactCTTCTGCAG TTGACGACACTGCAGAGTGATTTTGATCAATTAAAGAGTGAATATGACACCCTGCTGCAGCTCCATAAGAGAGGCACCGTGCATGATGAAATACAAAGCTCCACCATTCTGCAG atggatgagtgtgtgtctcaAGGGCAAAACCCAATTCAGTCCAGCCAACTAAAAGAGCCGGTTAACTCTGGTACTTCTGAGAGTGGCTCACTCACTGCCCAGGAGTTTAG CACAGCACTGAGGACATCATTCCCTCTTAAGTCAGATGAGGAAATGGATGAACTTGTGGCATCGACTCAAAGCGATCCAGACAACAGCAAAGGCGCTATCTCCTCCCAGAGACCGCACAGCCTG CTTGAAGAATTCGGTGCGGCAGACTTACCTTCAACTCTTGATGAGTTGGAAGAAAATGCAGCATCAAATCACGTTCCAGCCAGTGACTAA
- the tsnaxip1 gene encoding translin-associated factor X-interacting protein 1 isoform X2 encodes MSPHKNIKFPPLTPSQKQRVTHDYILQNGTVETSEGGQEEERAEVSVQPPAATKVSKPGNSYIYASPGRKPQLLVHLESYVKKELQTINSCEPKSQELKLQVYRKVFGIFIKEFQTYQPLLSAIKKEYENTLAYQQDKIRELEPLRSHLRMVTEECDRKIQARWEEEQAEIGALKREKQQLQGEIEAMRKKEKAMQAVVDHLQSELSKQYLQYREEHDARKLLIWQLSDQTKDSVKEEHAAYEDTEEAKDPVELQLTLKVCREDLTKTQEELNRIKAEYWDVVPRRNWDILEQTQQQTLLQLTTLQSDFDQLKSEYDTLLQLHKRGTVHDEIQSSTILQMDECVSQGQNPIQSSQLKEPVNSGTSESGSLTAQEFSTALRTSFPLKSDEEMDELVASTQSDPDNSKGAISSQRPHSLLEEFGAADLPSTLDELEENAASNHVPASD; translated from the exons ATGTCACcacacaaaaatatcaaatttcCGCCTTTAACGCCGTCACAAAAACAAAG AGTTACGCAtgattatattttacaaaatggCACTGTCGAGACGTCAGAAGGAGGGCAAGAGGAAGAAAGGGCTGAGGTTTCTGTCCAACCTCCTGCAGCGACAAAGGTGAGCAAACCAG GAAACAGTTATATTTATGCAAGCCCGGGGAGAAAGCCCCAACTCCTGGTGCATCTGGAGAGCTATGTGAAGAAGGAGCTACAAACAATCAACTCATGTGAGCCGAAAAGTCAGGAGTTGAAACTACAG GTCTACCGCAAAGTCTTTGGCATTTTCATTAAAGAGTTCCAAACGTATCAGCCCCTCCTGTCTGCCATCAAAAAGGAATATGAAAACACTTTGG CATATCAGCAGGATAAAATCCGAGAACTGGAACCGTTGAGATCTCATCTGAGGATGGTGACAGAGGAATGTGACAGGAAGATTCAAGCTCGCTGGGAAGAGGAGCAGGCTGAGATTGGAGCCTTGAAAAGGGAGAAGCAACAGCTGCAGGGGGAGATTGAGGCcatgaggaagaaagaaaaggccaTGCAGGCAGTT GTGGACCATCTGCAGTCTGAGCTGTCTAAGCAGTATCTGCAGTACAGGGAGGAGCACGATGCCCGCAAATTGCTGATCTGGCAGCTCAGTGACCAAACAAAAGACTCTGTGAAGGAGGAGCATGCTGCCTATGAAGATACAG AAGAGGCTAAGGACCCCGTGGAGTTGCAACTCACTCTGAAAGTGTGTCGGGAAGACCTGACTAAAACTCAGGAGGAGCTCAACAGAATAAAGGCCGAGTACTGGGATGTTGTACCTCGACGAAACTGGGACATCCTggaacaaacacagcaacagactCTTCTGCAG TTGACGACACTGCAGAGTGATTTTGATCAATTAAAGAGTGAATATGACACCCTGCTGCAGCTCCATAAGAGAGGCACCGTGCATGATGAAATACAAAGCTCCACCATTCTGCAG atggatgagtgtgtgtctcaAGGGCAAAACCCAATTCAGTCCAGCCAACTAAAAGAGCCGGTTAACTCTGGTACTTCTGAGAGTGGCTCACTCACTGCCCAGGAGTTTAG CACAGCACTGAGGACATCATTCCCTCTTAAGTCAGATGAGGAAATGGATGAACTTGTGGCATCGACTCAAAGCGATCCAGACAACAGCAAAGGCGCTATCTCCTCCCAGAGACCGCACAGCCTG CTTGAAGAATTCGGTGCGGCAGACTTACCTTCAACTCTTGATGAGTTGGAAGAAAATGCAGCATCAAATCACGTTCCAGCCAGTGACTAA
- the nutf2 gene encoding nuclear transport factor 2 — protein MVDQPLWEQIGSSFVQHYYQMFDSDRSQLGSIYIDASCLTWEGQQFQGKRAIVEKLTSLPFTKIAHSITAQDHQPTPDCCILSMVVGQLKADDDPIMGFHQSFILKNINDAWVCTNDMFRLAIHNFG, from the exons ATGGTGGACCAGCCTCTGTGGGAGCAGATAGGATCCAGCTTTGTGCAGCATTACTATCAGATGTTTGACTCTGACAGATCACAACTTGGATCCATATAC ATTGATGCGTCATGCCTTACATGGGAAGGACAGCAGTTCCAGGGAAAAAGAGCAATTGTCGAGAAACTAACT AGTCTCCCCTTCACAAAAATAGCGCATAGTATAACAGCGCAGGACCACCAGCCAACTCCAGACTGCTGCATCTTGAGTATGGTTGTAGGACAGCTAAAA GCAGATGATGACCCCATCATGGGTTTCCATCAGAGTTTCATCCTGAAGAACATTAACGATGCATGGGTGTGCACCAATGACATGTTCAGGCTGGCCATTCACAACTTTGGTTAA
- the tsnaxip1 gene encoding translin-associated factor X-interacting protein 1 isoform X1 → MSPHKNIKFPPLTPSQKQRVTHDYILQNGTVETSEGGQEEERAEVSVQPPAATKLRWTGNSYIYASPGRKPQLLVHLESYVKKELQTINSCEPKSQELKLQVYRKVFGIFIKEFQTYQPLLSAIKKEYENTLAYQQDKIRELEPLRSHLRMVTEECDRKIQARWEEEQAEIGALKREKQQLQGEIEAMRKKEKAMQAVVDHLQSELSKQYLQYREEHDARKLLIWQLSDQTKDSVKEEHAAYEDTEEAKDPVELQLTLKVCREDLTKTQEELNRIKAEYWDVVPRRNWDILEQTQQQTLLQLTTLQSDFDQLKSEYDTLLQLHKRGTVHDEIQSSTILQMDECVSQGQNPIQSSQLKEPVNSGTSESGSLTAQEFSTALRTSFPLKSDEEMDELVASTQSDPDNSKGAISSQRPHSLLEEFGAADLPSTLDELEENAASNHVPASD, encoded by the exons ATGTCACcacacaaaaatatcaaatttcCGCCTTTAACGCCGTCACAAAAACAAAG AGTTACGCAtgattatattttacaaaatggCACTGTCGAGACGTCAGAAGGAGGGCAAGAGGAAGAAAGGGCTGAGGTTTCTGTCCAACCTCCTGCAGCGACAAAG TTGCGTTGGACAGGAAACAGTTATATTTATGCAAGCCCGGGGAGAAAGCCCCAACTCCTGGTGCATCTGGAGAGCTATGTGAAGAAGGAGCTACAAACAATCAACTCATGTGAGCCGAAAAGTCAGGAGTTGAAACTACAG GTCTACCGCAAAGTCTTTGGCATTTTCATTAAAGAGTTCCAAACGTATCAGCCCCTCCTGTCTGCCATCAAAAAGGAATATGAAAACACTTTGG CATATCAGCAGGATAAAATCCGAGAACTGGAACCGTTGAGATCTCATCTGAGGATGGTGACAGAGGAATGTGACAGGAAGATTCAAGCTCGCTGGGAAGAGGAGCAGGCTGAGATTGGAGCCTTGAAAAGGGAGAAGCAACAGCTGCAGGGGGAGATTGAGGCcatgaggaagaaagaaaaggccaTGCAGGCAGTT GTGGACCATCTGCAGTCTGAGCTGTCTAAGCAGTATCTGCAGTACAGGGAGGAGCACGATGCCCGCAAATTGCTGATCTGGCAGCTCAGTGACCAAACAAAAGACTCTGTGAAGGAGGAGCATGCTGCCTATGAAGATACAG AAGAGGCTAAGGACCCCGTGGAGTTGCAACTCACTCTGAAAGTGTGTCGGGAAGACCTGACTAAAACTCAGGAGGAGCTCAACAGAATAAAGGCCGAGTACTGGGATGTTGTACCTCGACGAAACTGGGACATCCTggaacaaacacagcaacagactCTTCTGCAG TTGACGACACTGCAGAGTGATTTTGATCAATTAAAGAGTGAATATGACACCCTGCTGCAGCTCCATAAGAGAGGCACCGTGCATGATGAAATACAAAGCTCCACCATTCTGCAG atggatgagtgtgtgtctcaAGGGCAAAACCCAATTCAGTCCAGCCAACTAAAAGAGCCGGTTAACTCTGGTACTTCTGAGAGTGGCTCACTCACTGCCCAGGAGTTTAG CACAGCACTGAGGACATCATTCCCTCTTAAGTCAGATGAGGAAATGGATGAACTTGTGGCATCGACTCAAAGCGATCCAGACAACAGCAAAGGCGCTATCTCCTCCCAGAGACCGCACAGCCTG CTTGAAGAATTCGGTGCGGCAGACTTACCTTCAACTCTTGATGAGTTGGAAGAAAATGCAGCATCAAATCACGTTCCAGCCAGTGACTAA